From a single Raphanus sativus cultivar WK10039 chromosome 3, ASM80110v3, whole genome shotgun sequence genomic region:
- the LOC108829430 gene encoding SPX domain-containing protein 2 yields MKFGKSLSNQIEETLPEWQDKFLSYKELKKKLKLLEPIGGGDNRPNKRSRSDPNSSDTDPTKEELDFIRLLEEELEKFNSFFVEKEEEYIIRLKELKDQVAKASNSNGDMITIKREIVDFHGEMVLLMNYSALNYTGLAKILKKYDKRTGALIRLPFIQKVLQEPFFTTDLLNTFVKECEAMLDRLFPSNKKRNLEEDKSEPTTSGTVKSETNSSDLLRLPKDLSEIEYMESLYMKSTVSALRVLKEIRSGSSTVSVFSLPPLQASGLDDDSWKTKIGALEQVAE; encoded by the exons ATGAAATTCGGCAAGAGTCTTAGCAACCAGATAGAGGAAACCTTGCCTGAATGGCAAGACAAATTTCTCTCCTACAAGGAGctcaagaagaagctgaagcTCTTGGAGCCCATAGGTGGCGGCGACAATCGCCCAAACAAGCGTTCGAGATCCGACCCAAATTCCAGCGACACAGATCCAACGAAGGAGGAACTTGATTTCATTCGCCTTCTCGAGGAAGAGCTCGAGAAATTCAATTCTTTCTTCGTCGAGAAAGAGGAAGAATACATCATTAGATTGAAG GAATTGAAGGACCAAGTGGCAAAGGCAAGCAATTCAAATGGAGATATGATTACTATAAAGAGAGAGATTGTAGACTTTCATGGAGAAATGGTCCTGCTGATGAATTATAGTGCTCTCAATTATACAG GGTTAGCTAAGATTCTCAAAAAGTACGACAAAAGAACCGGTGCTCTTATCCGACTACCATTCATCCAAAAGGTTCTGCAAGAACCTTTCTTCACCACTGACCTGCTCAACACATTTGTGAAAGAGTGTGAGGCTATGCTTGACCGCCTCTTCCCGTCTAACAAAAAACGGAATCTTGAGGAAGACAAATCAGAGCCAACAACGTCTGGAACTGTCAAGTCAGAAACTAACAGTTCTGATCTTCTCAGACTTCCAAAAGATTTGTCTGAGATTGAGTACATGGAGAGCTTGTATATGAAGAGCACTGTCTCCGCTCTAAGGGTTTTAAAGGAAATCCGCAGCGGTAGCTCAACAGTTAGCGTCTTCTCGTTGCCACCATTACAGGCTAGTGGATTAGATGATGATTCATGGAAGACGAAAATTGGTGCCCTGGAACAAGTAGCGGAATGA